The proteins below come from a single Mangifera indica cultivar Alphonso chromosome 16, CATAS_Mindica_2.1, whole genome shotgun sequence genomic window:
- the LOC123199655 gene encoding protein TRACHEARY ELEMENT DIFFERENTIATION-RELATED 7A-like, with amino-acid sequence MAHSIQNSNFPYLPLSPPHYPHFPPPHNIPLPPNIAPPHNTPSPPNVAPPHNVPSPPNIAPPHNIPSPPNVAPPHNTPAPPKVPPGSNSPPPKVAPPHNPNASPPPFPVPTAPQPPTAKPPPPPNVRPPPHPLTPPSPPPSLPPPLPPHIPPPPPPPPPAPTPGHHSTVIVVVFVSLGEKEADD; translated from the exons ATGGCTCATTCCATTCAGAACTCTAACTTTCCATATCTTCCGCTATCACCACCTCATTATCCTCATTTTCCTCCACCCCATAATATTCCATTGCCTCCAAATATTGCGCCACCTCATAACACTCCATCCCCTCCAAACGTTGCACCTCCTCATAACGTTCCATCCCCTCCAAACATTGCACCACCTCATAACATTCCATCCCCTCCAAATGTTGCACCACCTCATAATACTCCAGCCCCTCCCAAAGTGCCACCAGGCAGTAACAGTCCACCTCCAAAAGTAGCTCCACCGCATAATCCCAATGCATCACCACCACCATTTCCAGTGCCGACTGCACCACAACCTCCGACAGCAAAACCACCCCCACCTCCCAATGTAAGACCACCACCTCATCCTCTTACTCCACCATCACCACCTCCTTCCCTGCCTCCACCATTACCACCTCATATTCCACCACccccacctccacctccaccagCGCCAACACCAGGACACCATTCAACTGTTATAGTTGTCGTCTTTGTCTCACTTGGAG agaaagaagcgGATGATTAA